A genomic segment from Legionella micdadei encodes:
- a CDS encoding DMT family transporter encodes MWLTYAIIAAILWGFNYALAEKILQSISPVSLLALEMLFGAIFFTIVSYFTTMKKDFHLLLIDPNVRWLTIIEIIVVLLASFFIVASIHMKNATVAGIIELIYPLFTIFFTWFLFHELHVNLAVIIGGIFIFAGVVIISLA; translated from the coding sequence ATGTGGTTAACTTACGCCATTATTGCTGCTATTTTATGGGGATTTAATTATGCTCTGGCTGAAAAAATACTACAGAGTATATCCCCCGTTAGTTTATTGGCTTTAGAAATGCTTTTCGGAGCCATTTTTTTTACGATCGTTTCCTATTTCACAACCATGAAGAAAGATTTTCACCTATTACTCATCGATCCTAATGTTCGCTGGCTAACGATCATCGAAATTATCGTCGTTCTGCTCGCCAGTTTTTTCATTGTGGCTTCTATTCACATGAAGAATGCCACTGTAGCGGGGATTATTGAATTAATTTATCCCCTATTCACTATCTTTTTTACCTGGTTTTTATTTCATGAATTGCATGTAAACCTTGCCGTTATCATCGGAGGCATTTTTATTTTTGCAGGTGTTGTTATCATAAGCCTTGCCTAA
- a CDS encoding ParB/RepB/Spo0J family partition protein, translating into MKTQFKLIPIEWLQRGQYQPRMNFEEKALQELAQSIATQGLIEPLVVRELAKERYEIIAGERRWRAAMIAGLAELPCLIGDYSDSQAAAVTLIENIQRQDLNLIEEANGYRRLLDEFHFQQEEVASLVGKSRSHIANILRLLTLCEPVQHRLRAGQLSLGHARMLVGLSSTQQISLAEQIDVHDWSVRQLEKKVRELKSNECTHVNPKKDRDIERLQTRLAEQIGAPVQITNDNGDGGWLQVKFFDNDTLAGLLERMGLRYD; encoded by the coding sequence ATGAAAACACAATTTAAACTTATTCCAATCGAATGGTTACAGCGTGGACAATACCAGCCAAGAATGAATTTCGAAGAGAAAGCCCTTCAAGAATTGGCGCAATCCATTGCAACCCAAGGTTTAATCGAACCATTAGTCGTGAGAGAGCTGGCTAAAGAGCGTTACGAAATCATAGCGGGCGAGCGGCGATGGCGTGCAGCGATGATTGCGGGATTAGCAGAATTGCCTTGCTTAATTGGCGACTATAGCGATAGCCAAGCAGCAGCAGTCACTTTAATTGAAAATATCCAGCGGCAGGATTTGAATTTAATTGAGGAAGCCAATGGGTACCGACGCTTGCTCGATGAATTTCATTTCCAACAAGAGGAAGTAGCAAGTTTGGTGGGCAAGTCACGCAGCCACATTGCCAATATTTTGCGGTTACTCACGCTCTGTGAACCAGTGCAACACCGACTTAGAGCCGGTCAGCTTTCGCTTGGACATGCACGGATGCTCGTTGGATTGTCTTCGACCCAGCAAATTTCATTAGCTGAGCAAATTGATGTTCACGATTGGTCAGTAAGGCAACTCGAAAAAAAAGTGAGGGAACTTAAATCGAATGAGTGTACTCATGTTAATCCTAAGAAAGATCGAGATATCGAGCGTCTACAGACAAGACTTGCCGAGCAAATCGGCGCACCCGTACAGATCACGAATGACAATGGTGATGGGGGTTGGTTGCAAGTAAAATTTTTTGATAATGACACCCTAGCAGGGCTTTTGGAGCGAATGGGGTTGCGTTATGATTAA
- the rsmB gene encoding 16S rRNA (cytosine(967)-C(5))-methyltransferase RsmB, whose amino-acid sequence MKKNERLQALRILLKLLQEKIPLSHLLNAGNDLSPMTKEICFGVCRQYYRLQALADCLVNKRPKVLEIWLVLLMGLYQLHYMQKPDYAVVKETVALLEQLKKSWAKGLVNAVLRTFCRDQQTILARLKANKDFVYGHPDWFMQRLQADWPQDWQDILKANDSHPPMGLRINTRRTQRDQYAERLAQCSIRARLQPYSAVGLTLETPCDVQDLPGFADGDVSVQDESAQIAASLLNLQPGLRVLDACCAPGGKTCHILETEPRLAECVALDVDEKRLRRVAENLSRLGLKANILQGNALQPNNWWDGKQFDRILLDAPCSATGVIRRHPDIKLLRTEEEINKVVDLQYRLLQSLWALLAPKGLLVYATCSVMKEENEQQIARFVASTSDCQFVAENMPWGRSTGHGWQIFPAEANGDGFFYSVLHKL is encoded by the coding sequence ATGAAAAAAAATGAGCGCTTACAGGCACTGCGCATCCTACTAAAACTGTTGCAAGAGAAAATTCCTTTATCACACCTGTTAAATGCCGGAAATGACCTGTCTCCCATGACAAAAGAAATTTGTTTTGGTGTTTGTCGACAGTATTATCGCTTACAAGCATTAGCAGACTGTCTGGTAAATAAACGCCCAAAGGTGCTGGAGATTTGGCTTGTCTTGCTCATGGGCTTATACCAATTGCATTATATGCAAAAGCCAGATTATGCTGTGGTGAAAGAAACAGTGGCTTTACTAGAGCAATTAAAAAAAAGCTGGGCCAAAGGTTTGGTCAATGCAGTCTTAAGAACTTTCTGTCGGGATCAGCAGACAATCTTGGCCCGTTTAAAAGCAAATAAGGATTTTGTTTATGGCCATCCTGATTGGTTTATGCAGCGATTGCAAGCTGATTGGCCACAGGATTGGCAAGATATATTAAAAGCAAACGATAGTCATCCGCCTATGGGTTTGCGTATAAATACCCGGCGTACCCAAAGAGATCAATACGCGGAACGCTTAGCACAATGCTCTATAAGGGCAAGGCTACAACCCTATTCTGCTGTGGGGTTAACTTTGGAAACACCTTGCGATGTTCAGGATTTACCGGGGTTTGCTGATGGTGATGTCTCAGTGCAAGATGAATCAGCACAAATCGCAGCATCCCTTTTGAATTTGCAACCGGGACTTCGCGTGCTTGACGCTTGTTGTGCCCCAGGAGGCAAGACTTGCCACATTTTAGAAACTGAACCAAGGTTGGCTGAGTGCGTTGCCCTTGATGTAGACGAAAAACGCTTACGGCGAGTTGCTGAAAATTTATCCCGTTTAGGTTTAAAAGCAAACATACTACAGGGTAATGCGCTGCAGCCAAACAATTGGTGGGATGGTAAGCAATTTGATCGCATCCTTCTTGATGCGCCTTGTTCGGCGACGGGAGTGATTAGGCGTCATCCTGATATAAAATTATTGCGCACCGAAGAAGAGATTAATAAGGTAGTTGATTTACAATACCGCTTATTGCAATCTCTATGGGCTTTATTGGCGCCAAAAGGTTTACTCGTGTATGCGACTTGTTCAGTGATGAAAGAAGAAAATGAGCAGCAGATAGCGCGTTTTGTTGCCAGTACATCGGATTGTCAATTCGTGGCAGAAAATATGCCCTGGGGGCGGTCGACAGGCCATGGTTGGCAAATTTTCCCTGCTGAAGCGAACGGAGATGGATTTTTTTATAGTGTATTACATAAATTATAG
- the def gene encoding peptide deformylase, whose amino-acid sequence MAIRKILYLPDERLRQIAKPVEHFDDALQTLIDDMFETMYHARGVGLAAPQIGVSLRLSVIDIAGDKKEQLVLINPEIIAKEGEVEYEEGCLSVPGAYDKVVRAEKVTIRALDRFGKEYEMSGEGVLGECFQHEIDHLNGKLFVDLLSPLKRAMARRKLDKFKRLHARKP is encoded by the coding sequence ATGGCAATTCGTAAAATTCTTTATTTGCCGGATGAGCGATTAAGGCAAATTGCAAAACCGGTCGAACATTTTGATGATGCTTTGCAAACATTAATTGACGACATGTTTGAAACGATGTACCACGCAAGGGGGGTAGGACTTGCTGCACCCCAAATCGGAGTGAGTCTACGCTTATCAGTGATTGATATTGCTGGCGATAAAAAAGAGCAATTAGTTTTAATTAATCCAGAAATCATTGCCAAGGAAGGTGAAGTTGAATACGAGGAAGGTTGTTTATCTGTACCCGGTGCTTATGACAAAGTGGTTCGTGCAGAAAAAGTAACCATTCGTGCGCTCGATCGCTTTGGCAAGGAATATGAAATGAGTGGTGAGGGTGTTTTAGGAGAATGTTTCCAGCATGAAATTGACCACCTGAATGGCAAGTTATTTGTTGATTTGCTTTCGCCACTAAAGCGAGCAATGGCGCGTAGGAAGCTTGACAAATTCAAACGTTTGCATGCACGTAAGCCATGA
- a CDS encoding CPBP family glutamic-type intramembrane protease, which yields MQINWPLITVLFFLSLPGTFIAIPRLIYLLLPDNSEELRTRISRLAVAQTLLMVFLMSFAGAVLSLRTGLNAPVLDALLLGQPVLGVLQNLILPVLLYTLGGLLVFFVLYYAVVGSILDEATLEIMKKIRAALRPDGCILYGGVVEEVLARWGLMNVIAFFSILFSGRNTPLIIWGSIFLSGLFFAFGQLPAYLAAGCQPRRRFIYAVLLLNLGQALLFGWLFWQYGLLAAIIAHMLFHLGWSLYDKV from the coding sequence ATGCAAATCAATTGGCCACTGATTACTGTATTATTTTTTCTTTCACTTCCAGGGACATTTATTGCCATTCCGCGCCTGATTTATTTGTTATTGCCTGATAACAGCGAAGAATTAAGGACACGGATCAGCCGCCTCGCTGTCGCCCAAACATTACTAATGGTTTTTTTAATGAGTTTTGCAGGTGCTGTCTTGTCATTGCGTACAGGGCTCAATGCGCCTGTACTAGATGCCTTATTGCTTGGGCAACCCGTCTTGGGTGTACTTCAAAACTTAATCCTCCCTGTTTTACTTTACACGTTAGGCGGGTTGCTCGTTTTCTTTGTCTTATATTACGCCGTGGTTGGAAGTATTCTTGATGAGGCAACATTAGAAATTATGAAAAAAATTCGTGCAGCATTGCGGCCTGACGGGTGTATTCTTTATGGGGGTGTTGTCGAGGAAGTGCTTGCGCGTTGGGGATTGATGAATGTGATTGCATTTTTTTCTATTCTATTTTCCGGCCGTAATACCCCTCTGATAATTTGGGGCTCCATTTTTCTGAGCGGACTCTTCTTTGCGTTTGGTCAACTGCCTGCATACTTAGCTGCAGGCTGTCAGCCAAGGCGCCGTTTTATCTATGCCGTGCTTTTATTAAACCTTGGGCAGGCTCTTCTTTTCGGTTGGTTGTTCTGGCAGTACGGACTATTGGCTGCCATTATTGCTCATATGTTATTTCATCTAGGCTGGTCGCTTTACGATAAAGTGTAA
- the fmt gene encoding methionyl-tRNA formyltransferase: MNKLGIVFAGTPEFTLPCLGALAASHHQLLAVYTQPDRPAGRGMTLQPSAAKNWALAHQIPVYQPLNFKNEEAFDELAALKPDLMVVIAYGLILPQKILSLPRLGCINVHASLLPRWRGASPIQQAILHGDQETGVTIMQMDAGMDTGDKLEEVSCPISPDDTAGTLHDKLAHLAITPLLSTIDALAAGVAKPKPQDNTLATYAAKIKKEDAAIDWQRTSVEIDRQIRAFNPWPIAHTKVNEEVLRVHRAHAVNISHNAVPGTILALDKKGMLVATAEQALMIEVIQFPGGKAMTVGEWLNAGRSQLHVNLVLR; this comes from the coding sequence ATGAATAAATTAGGGATTGTTTTTGCTGGCACACCGGAGTTCACACTCCCGTGCCTTGGTGCTTTAGCCGCATCACATCATCAATTATTAGCTGTATATACACAGCCTGATAGGCCAGCAGGGCGGGGAATGACGCTGCAACCTTCGGCAGCTAAAAATTGGGCTTTAGCGCATCAAATCCCTGTTTATCAACCGCTAAATTTTAAAAATGAAGAGGCTTTCGATGAGTTAGCTGCACTTAAACCCGACCTCATGGTTGTCATTGCTTACGGGCTTATTTTACCGCAAAAAATTTTATCTTTGCCTCGCTTAGGTTGCATCAATGTCCATGCTTCTTTACTTCCGCGCTGGCGTGGGGCTTCACCTATTCAGCAAGCAATATTGCACGGTGACCAAGAGACAGGGGTAACCATTATGCAAATGGATGCAGGGATGGATACTGGGGATAAATTAGAGGAAGTAAGTTGTCCAATTTCTCCGGATGACACAGCGGGGACTCTCCATGATAAACTGGCGCATTTGGCTATCACCCCCTTATTAAGCACAATAGATGCGCTGGCGGCTGGGGTGGCAAAGCCAAAACCACAAGATAATACCCTGGCAACTTATGCTGCAAAAATCAAAAAAGAAGATGCAGCGATCGATTGGCAAAGGACTTCGGTGGAAATCGATCGACAAATTCGAGCTTTTAACCCTTGGCCTATTGCTCATACCAAGGTAAACGAAGAAGTGTTGCGTGTTCATCGGGCACATGCTGTTAATATCTCCCATAACGCGGTACCAGGAACTATTCTTGCTCTCGATAAAAAAGGGATGCTAGTGGCAACAGCCGAGCAAGCATTAATGATCGAGGTAATCCAATTTCCCGGTGGCAAGGCAATGACGGTAGGCGAGTGGTTGAATGCTGGTCGTTCCCAGCTTCATGTCAATTTGGTTTTACGATGA
- the dacB gene encoding D-alanyl-D-alanine carboxypeptidase/D-alanyl-D-alanine endopeptidase, whose amino-acid sequence MKRMLSGLLCAFLSASPYASIQSGADRLINQIDPTMNIGIEVIDLTTGATLYSRNQSRTFIPASNMKLFSDAAALMVLGPDYRFRNQLSTNATQLQQGILKGSLYLHLSGDPSFSHDRLASLIAGLKAWHINRIQGNVYIDSSHAVANPYPPGWMATDLVYSYGAPAAPLMIDTNRLMVTVNPADKPGEPAIIETDDASGSIAINNQVKTKATSAHCGVDFSMDKDNHLTVRGCVGVGQWAVMQKMAIRNPLTYAQGLIKRQLSEANIAFEGDVLLGKAPSGSLLIASENSKPISQLMADTLKPSDNLYADSLFLHAAEKLNGSPVDWSEAQFIVKKFIQQQTGIELGNAVLTDGSGLSRHDLLTPNQTASLLRFLYERFPLTYEYIAALPVSGRDGTLQRRFKKPNQQDMVRAKTGTMTGVVSLSGYLYTANAHTLAFAIFINNRPGTSPSISGRYRSLVDSLCTYFLQQKPGNNILSRVFSSNNRIKYQQNPTQAELQRGRQARWRRLETVVKQSLKGQSVAVIYRGNELVLKDNQADAARVLNTLQALRKKYSFAVVLFSQSMPSGTGDKPLVLWTQSVDSLGPAQRIWIIREAVA is encoded by the coding sequence ATGAAAAGGATGTTGTCGGGACTGTTATGTGCTTTTTTATCGGCATCTCCTTATGCCAGTATTCAGAGTGGCGCAGATCGATTGATTAATCAAATTGACCCCACAATGAATATCGGCATCGAGGTGATTGATTTGACTACTGGGGCAACGCTTTATAGCCGTAACCAGTCGCGCACATTCATTCCCGCCTCTAACATGAAGCTCTTTTCGGATGCGGCAGCGTTAATGGTTTTAGGGCCTGATTACCGGTTTAGGAATCAGTTGAGTACCAATGCGACGCAACTACAACAGGGCATTTTAAAAGGTTCATTATACTTGCACTTGTCGGGGGATCCTTCTTTTAGCCATGACCGTCTCGCTTCGCTGATAGCTGGATTAAAAGCTTGGCACATTAATCGAATTCAAGGCAATGTTTATATCGACAGTAGTCATGCTGTAGCAAATCCTTATCCGCCAGGATGGATGGCGACAGATTTAGTCTACAGCTATGGGGCACCTGCAGCTCCCTTAATGATTGATACTAATCGCTTAATGGTCACTGTTAATCCTGCCGATAAACCAGGGGAACCAGCGATAATAGAAACCGATGACGCGAGTGGAAGTATTGCTATCAATAACCAAGTGAAGACCAAGGCAACTTCAGCACATTGCGGGGTCGATTTCTCAATGGATAAGGATAACCACCTAACTGTGCGCGGTTGTGTGGGGGTTGGTCAATGGGCAGTTATGCAGAAGATGGCAATCCGGAATCCTCTTACTTATGCCCAAGGGCTAATTAAACGGCAACTCAGTGAAGCAAACATTGCATTTGAGGGGGATGTTTTGCTCGGTAAAGCGCCATCTGGATCATTATTAATCGCAAGCGAGAACTCAAAACCTATCTCACAGTTGATGGCAGATACATTAAAACCATCTGATAATTTGTATGCGGATAGTCTGTTTTTGCATGCCGCAGAGAAATTAAATGGTTCCCCTGTTGATTGGAGTGAAGCGCAATTCATTGTAAAAAAATTCATTCAACAACAAACGGGCATTGAGCTCGGAAATGCGGTGTTAACGGATGGTTCGGGCTTATCTCGGCATGATTTACTAACACCAAACCAGACAGCGAGTTTACTTCGCTTTTTATATGAGCGATTCCCTCTCACCTATGAGTATATTGCCGCTTTGCCTGTTTCAGGACGAGATGGCACACTGCAACGGCGATTCAAAAAGCCTAATCAGCAAGATATGGTGCGTGCAAAAACAGGAACAATGACTGGTGTCGTTAGTCTTTCCGGCTATTTGTACACGGCCAATGCGCATACCCTGGCTTTTGCTATTTTTATTAACAATCGTCCAGGCACCAGTCCTTCCATTTCAGGGCGTTACCGCTCTTTAGTGGATTCGTTATGCACCTATTTTTTGCAGCAAAAACCAGGCAACAATATTTTATCTAGGGTGTTCTCATCAAATAATCGAATTAAGTATCAGCAAAACCCTACTCAAGCAGAACTACAACGCGGTAGGCAGGCGAGATGGCGACGCCTTGAAACTGTCGTGAAGCAGTCACTCAAAGGACAGTCTGTTGCAGTTATTTATCGCGGTAACGAGCTTGTACTTAAAGATAATCAAGCTGATGCAGCCCGGGTGTTGAATACATTACAGGCATTGCGGAAAAAATATTCTTTTGCTGTTGTTCTATTCTCTCAATCAATGCCCTCTGGAACAGGAGACAAACCATTGGTGTTATGGACCCAATCCGTTGACTCACTTGGACCCGCCCAACGGATTTGGATTATTCGCGAAGCAGTTGCTTGA